One region of Natronorubrum aibiense genomic DNA includes:
- a CDS encoding NRDE family protein translates to MCTLTLAWQVFDDAPVAVAANRDESLERESLPPGVYREEPLTVAPTDAEAGGTWIGYNEHGVFVGITNKWTDADLAAERSRGLLVADVLAADSAADAAATLEAATETDEYDAFNLVIADASAAYCYQWNGDLSRLEFEPGVHVVVNAAVNELVDVPSARPDVARQQADNALAVREALAVEADESVSQWLERAGDVLGDHEYGVCLHRDGFGTKSSSLIAIGPETTRYSFAPGPPCETAYEPVSLESPADVVSSGADTDGDVEGHI, encoded by the coding sequence GTGTGTACGCTCACGCTTGCCTGGCAGGTCTTCGACGACGCGCCAGTGGCGGTCGCCGCCAACCGTGACGAGTCGCTCGAGCGCGAGTCGCTTCCGCCCGGCGTCTACCGCGAGGAGCCACTGACCGTCGCGCCCACGGACGCCGAAGCCGGCGGCACGTGGATCGGCTACAACGAACACGGCGTCTTCGTCGGCATTACGAACAAGTGGACCGACGCCGACCTCGCTGCCGAGCGATCGCGCGGGCTGCTCGTCGCCGACGTGCTCGCCGCCGACTCCGCCGCGGACGCGGCCGCGACGCTCGAGGCGGCGACCGAGACGGACGAGTACGACGCGTTCAACCTCGTCATCGCCGACGCGTCGGCGGCGTACTGCTACCAGTGGAACGGCGACCTCTCGCGTCTCGAGTTCGAGCCCGGCGTTCACGTCGTCGTCAACGCTGCCGTCAATGAGCTCGTCGACGTGCCGTCGGCTCGCCCCGACGTGGCCCGCCAGCAGGCCGACAACGCGCTCGCGGTCCGCGAGGCGCTTGCCGTCGAGGCCGACGAGTCGGTCTCACAGTGGCTCGAACGCGCCGGCGACGTCCTCGGTGATCACGAGTACGGCGTCTGTCTCCACCGCGACGGCTTCGGCACGAAATCGTCGTCGCTGATCGCCATCGGACCCGAGACGACACGGTATTCGTTCGCACCGGGGCCACCCTGTGAGACGGCGTACGAGCCTGTCTCGCTCGAGTCGCCCGCGGACGTCGTTTCGTCCGGGGCCGACACAGACGGCGACGTCGAAGGGCACATTTAA
- a CDS encoding helix-turn-helix transcriptional regulator: MSVSAAEAELSEDERAGLELVRQTGGIHQSDFWKELDVSSRKGSRIVESLVEKELVDREETVYDGHNTYYITPTARDLDFTLLMAGDMLSPFIGEEEVDPNSDAFSQWIMNLAYEQ; encoded by the coding sequence GTGAGCGTTTCTGCGGCCGAAGCCGAACTCTCCGAGGACGAACGGGCCGGACTCGAACTCGTTCGCCAGACCGGCGGCATTCATCAGAGCGATTTCTGGAAGGAACTGGACGTCTCCTCGCGAAAGGGCAGCCGGATCGTCGAGTCGCTCGTCGAGAAGGAACTGGTCGACCGAGAGGAGACAGTGTACGACGGCCACAACACTTACTACATCACGCCGACCGCACGTGACCTCGATTTCACCCTGCTGATGGCCGGCGACATGCTCTCGCCGTTTATCGGCGAAGAAGAGGTCGATCCCAACAGCGACGCCTTCTCGCAGTGGATCATGAACCTCGCGTACGAACAGTAA